A window from Drosophila yakuba strain Tai18E2 chromosome 3L, Prin_Dyak_Tai18E2_2.1, whole genome shotgun sequence encodes these proteins:
- the LOC6532945 gene encoding choline transporter-like 1 → MGCAESKDGEGEAQNNRPKYRSCTDTCWLAIYIIFWLFLIVIAIFSFVYGNPLRIINGYDSFGNTCGVKYNEKFKGFPLSGMNTLDKPELFYFDVKELKQSLKICVKTCPAKTMTKGSELLEYYSQTGTQLCKYDYNMQQLSTAGNDAKTFNFLGPCPSFPVHESSPVLHRCVPKGTGEKVQNYYDMLNNWDVAQQFVGDIYSTWHIIAMVCGLALLISIALVTMMHWLSRIVSWIICVLVIVASVALTVALWYAYYNIRNKSGVNTQYSLLEEFVRNQQAVLTLAVLATITMIILIVVIYFLKNKLAGLSALFEEAGQCMMNLPGLLIAPLLAFLVLIAFLSFWVAVIVCLATASSPGQSPIAPFDNSKAHQQLLPANALFVSNSTSANDLRPNIRVEYADAGALRSMFWIYVVGLIWTVEFIFACQQFALAAAVAFWYFQKPTSTPTVYAIGKLVKYHLGTVAKGSFVITIFKIPRLILTYLYAKLKKGEDKGSECAACCLKCCICGFWLLEKFIRFLNHNAYTVVAIESINFCPAAGIAWNAMATNVLQVATINSVGDFILFLGKVVVAALSGLIGIVLLKDMPGLNFYMAPVIIIIIFSFFIAHIILSLFEMVVDTLFLCVCEDKTLNGRSGRWAQSNLAKLVGEEPLQPGEEPPIEVVQMMPINKQPFSITRLPQSDPEVAPMSAE, encoded by the exons ATGGGCTGTGCGGAGAGCAAGGACGGCGAGGGGGAGGCGCAAAACAATAGGCCCAAATACCGGTCCTGTACGGACACCTGCTGGCTGGCCATTTACATTATATTCTGGCTGTTTTTG ATAGTGATAGCCATATTTTCGTTCGTGTATGGAAATCCCTTGCGCATCATCAATGGCTACGACTCCTTTGGCAACACCTGCGGCGTTAAGTACAATGAAAAGTTCAAGGGATTTCCGCTGTCCGGCATGAATACGCTCGACAAGCCGGAGCTTTTCTATTTCGATGTCAAGGAGCTGAAACAGTCCCTCAAGATATGCGTCAAGACATGTCCCGCCAAAACCATGACCAAGGGCAGCGAGCTGCTGGAATACTACAGCCAAACAGGCACTCAGCTTTGCAAATATGACTACAACATGCAGCAGCTGAGTACGGCGGGCAACGATGCCAAAACGTTCAATTTCCTGGGTCCATGTCCCAGTTTTCCCGTTCATGAGAG TTCGCCAGTCCTACATCGCTGTGTGCCCAAGGGTACGGGAGAGAAGGTGCAGAACTACTACGATATGCTCAACAACTGGGATGTGGCCCAGCAGTTTGTTGGCGACATCTACTCCACCTGGCACATCATTGCCATGGTCTGTGGATTAGCTTTGC TCATTTCCATTGCTCTGGTGACCATGATGCACTGGCTGTCTCGCATCGTCTCCTGGATCATCTGTGTCCTGGTCATAGTGGCCAGTGTGGCGCTCACTGTAGCTCTTTGGTACGCGTACTATAACATACGCAATAAGTCTGGTGTGAATACACAATACTCTTTGCTGGAGGAGTTTGTGCGTAACCAACAGGCGGTCCTCACCCTGGCTGTCCTAGCCACCATAACCATG ATAATCCTTATCGTGGTCATATACTTCCTGAAGAACAAATTGGCTGGCTTGTCGGCGCTTTTCGAGGAAGCTGGCCAGTGCATGATGAATCTGCCAGGACTTTTGATTGCTCCGCTCTTAGCATTCCTTGTGCTTATAGCCTTCTTAAGCTTTTGGGTGGCAGTGATTGTTTGCCTGGCCACAGCCAGTTCACCTGGACAAAGTCCCATTGCTCCGTTCGACAACTCGAAAGCCCATCAGCAGCTATTGCCAGCAAATGCGTTGTTCGTTTCCAATAGCACCAGCGCCAATGATCTAAGAC CCAATATCCGTGTAGAATATGCCGATGCTGGAGCCCTTCGCAGCATGTTCTGGATCTATGTGGTGGGTCTCATTTGGACGGTGGAGTTCATTTTCGCATGCCAGCAGTTTGCTTTGGCCGCAGCCGTGGCCTTCTGGTACTTCCAAAAACCGACCAGCACACCCACGGTTTATGCCATCGGCAAACTGGTTAAGTATCATTTGGGTACGGTGGCCAAGGGATCCTTTGTCATCACCATTTTCAAGATTCCCCGCCTGATACTCACCTATTTGTATGCCAA ATTGAAGAAAGGCGAGGACAAGGGATCGGAGTGCGCCGCCTGCTGCTTGAAGTGCTGCATATGTGGTTTCTGGCTACTAGAGAAGTTCATTCGCTTCTTGAATCATAATGCCTACACCGTGGTGGCCATCGAATCCATTAACTTCTGCCCCGCTGCTGGCATT gcATGGAATGCCATGGCCACGAATGTTTTGCAAGTGGCCACCATTAACAGTGTGGGCGACTTCATTCTCTTCCTGGGAAAGGTTGTGGTGGCCGCCCTCTCTGGCCTGATTGGTATCGTATTGCTCAAGGACATGCCGGGTCTGAATTTCTACATGGCCCCCGTCATAATCATCATTATATTCTCCTTCTTCATTGCTCACATTATCCTATCGCTATTTGAG ATGGTAGTGGACACCCTATTCCTCTGCGTTTGTGAGGATAAGACACTGAATGGTCGCTCTGGTCGTTGGGCGCAGAGCAACTTGGCCAAGCTAGTAGGCGAGGAACCGCTGCAGCCTGGCGAGGAGCCGCCCATCGAAGTTGTTCAAATGATGCCCATCAACAAGCAGCCATTTAGTATTACCCGACTCCCTCAGTCCGATCCCGAGGTAGCTCCCATGTCGGCGGAGTAG
- the LOC6532946 gene encoding ribosome biogenesis protein BRX1 homolog: MGRKFQNKKKKAAPQLEIVPLDENPPLPPQRSSDDVVPKKEKWVNKQRVLVFSARGISHRDRHLMKDIKTLMPHHRPESKMERSKTLSVVNEMCEMKHCNKAMLFEGRRKRDLYMWISNTTGATGPSAKFLIENIHTMAELKMTGNCLRGSRPLLSFDSKFDELPHLKLLKELFVQTYSVPNHHPKSQPFVDHVYTFTYLDKRIWFRNFQILSEDGGLSEVGPRYVLNPVKIFDGSFTGKTIWENPDYVSPSKQRQVLKKAAKDKYVNRVEQKVKHEATRPVRAYDGAENEELFEDDDPVETAKILAAIAKKKKEEAAKQTPKSALTKKIKEKQLQAVRDVIERKKARTIKRVKKV, translated from the exons ATGGGCCGCAAGTTCCAGAATAAGAAAAAGAAGGCTGCGCCGCAGCTGGAGATAGTGCCGCTGGATGAAAACCCACCACTGCCGCCACAGCGATCCTCAGATGATGTGGTGCCCAAGAAG gaAAAGTGGGTGAACAAACAGCGCGTGCTGGTCTTCTCCGCACGCGGTATTAGCCACCGTGACCGGCACTTGATGAAGGATATTAAGACCCTGATGCCGCACCATCGTCCCGAATCCAAAATGGAGCGCTCCAAAACCTTGTCGGTGGTCAACGAAATGTGTGAAATGAAGCACTGCAATAAGGCCATGCTGTTCGAGGGACGCCGGAAAAGGGATCTGTATATGTGGATATCCAACACCACGGGAGCCACTGGTCCATCAGCTAAATTCCTCATCGAAAACATTCACACAATGGCCGAACTGAAGATGACGGGCAACTGCTTGCGGGGATCGCGACCGCTGCTCTCGTTTGACTCCAAATTCGATGAGCTGCCGCATCTTAAGCTGCTCAAGGAGCTGTTCGTGCAGACCTACTCCGTGCCCAACCATCATCCCAAGAGCCAGCCCTTCGTGGATCACGTTTACACCTTCACCTACCTGGATAAACGCATCTGGTTCAGAAACTTCCAGATTCTGTCCGAGGATGGTGGCTTGTCCGAAGTCGGACCGCGTTACGTGTTGAATCCTGTGAAAATATTCGATGGTTCCTTTACTGGCAAAACCATCTGGGAGAATCCAGACTACGTGAGCCCATCCAAACAGCGACAGGTACTCAAGAAGGCCGCCAAGGACAAGTACGTGAACCGAGTGGAACAAAAGGTCAAGCACGAGGCCACGCGACCGGTCAGAGCTTACGATGGCGCCGAGAACGAAGAGCTGTTTGAGGACGATGATCCCGTGGAGACGGCCAAGATTCTGGCTGCGATAgccaaaaagaagaaggaggaAGCCGCCAAACAGACACCCAAATCGGCGCTAACCAAAAAGATCAAGGAAAAACAACTGCAGGCCGTTAGAGATGTGATTGAAAGAAAGAAGGCAAGAACCATTAAACGCGTGAAAAAGGTTTAA
- the LOC6532947 gene encoding protein twisted gastrulation: protein MKSLVTIFILLSFGQLGLANMAEMRKKSHIEEFEGMPALFRAMSSSPNDGYTYNWTVVSFSTAGQPGSGPNCTVLYLDQCTSWNKCRQTCLKTGATSYRWFHDGCCECVGEQCINYGVNESRCRLCPEPGIEDEED, encoded by the coding sequence ATGAAATCACTTGTGACTATCTTCATTTTGCTATCCTTTGGACAGTTAGGCCTCGCAAATATGGCAGAAATGCGTAAAAAGTCGCACATTGAGGAATTCGAAGGAATGCCAGCTCTGTTCAGGGCCATGTCCTCCTCTCCAAACGATGGATACACCTACAATTGGACCGTGGTCTCGTTTTCAACGGCTGGACAACCAGGTTCCGGCCCAAACTGCACCGTGTTGTATCTGGATCAGTGCACATCCTGGAATAAGTGTAGACAGACCTGCCTGAAAACCGGAGCCACCAGCTATAGGTGGTTTCATGATGGATGTTGCGAGTGCGTGGGAGAACAGTGCATAAATTATGGCGTAAACGAAAGCAGATGTCGACTGTGTCCTGAACCGGGAATTGAAGATGAAGAGGATTGA
- the LOC6532948 gene encoding RNA-binding protein 45: MSDYRSQSRSGGGRGGQEYSNDDDPPMSRLFIICNKAHTEEDFREAFSPYGEIEDIWVVKDKHTQENKGIAYVKFSKTSDAAKAQEEMNGKTIGKMDRTLKVLVAANRNQGSNKSENEQEKYVRLFIVIPKTATEEDIREEFSQWGDVESVTIVKEKNNGNPKGFGYVRFTKFYYAAVAFENCSAKYRAVFAEPKSSSRTQRDQYGRLPEDNSLYNSSGRGNSNFNGGGGSSGGGGGSSYNNDWNVSQNNDMAAFLRMQNVPVAQPSCLEVNVSNCVNQDQLWRLFDIIPGLDYCQIMREHGPRTNEALVVYDNPEAAIYAKDKLHGLEYPMGERIIVKVNGMSSSRMDTSFIDKRTKKDAICNVPLPPTQPLASPDEQVAQRLFIVLSANLPHSILKNIFSCWSGLIDVYLLPNKNCGYVKYAEVESAQMAIRTLNGAEICGTKIKVMEAEERSGSDGDDGGRKRLRRN; encoded by the exons ATGTCAGACTACAGATCACAATCGCGCAGTGGCGGAGGACGTGGCGGCCAGGAGTACTCAAACGACGATGATCCGCCGATGTCGCGGCTATTCATCATTTGCAACAAGGCGCACACAGAGGAGGATTTCCGTGAGGCCTTCTCGCCATACGGAGAAATCGAGGATATTTGGGTGGTAAAGGACAAGCACACGCAGGAGAACAAGGGAATCGCCTACGTCAAGTTCTCCAAGACTTCGGATGCGGCCAAGGCGCAGGAGGAGATGAACGGCAAGACCATTGGCAAGATGGATCGCACCCTCAAAGTCCTGGTGGCAGCCAA TCGCAATCAGGGCTCGAATAAGTCTGAGAACGAGCAGGAGAAGTACGTGAGACTCTTCATAGTAATCCCCAAAACAGCCACCGAGGAGGATATTCGCGAGGAATTCTCCCAGTGGGGCGATGTGGAATCTGTCACAATTGTCAAGGAGAAGAACAATGGCAATCCCAAGGGCTTTGGATATGTCCGCTTCACCAA GTTCTACTATGCAGCTGTGGCTTTCGAGAACTGCTCCGCCAAGTATAGAGCTGTTTTTGCCGAGCCTAAGAGTTCTTCACGCACACAGAGGGATCAGTACGGTCGTCTACCCGAGGATAATTCTTTGTATAACAGCTCGGGACGTGGCAATTCTAATTTTAATGGAGGCGGTGGCAGCagcggaggcggcggcggcagcagctaCAACAACGACTGGAATGTGTCGCAGAACAACGACATGGCGGCCTTCCTGCGCATGCAGAATGTCCCAGTGGCCCAGCCCTCCTGCCTGGAGGTCAACGTGAGCAACTGCGTCAACCAGGATCAGCTATGGCGTCTCTTCGACATCATACCCGGCTTGGACTATTGCCAAATCATGCGGGAAC ATGGACCGCGCACCAATGAGGCCTTAGTGGTGTATGACAACCCAGAAGCCGCCATTTATGCCAA GGACAAACTTCATGGATTGGAGTACCCAATGGGCGAACGCATCATTGTCAAAGTCAATGGAATGAGCTCATCTCGAATGGACACGTCCTTCATAGACA AGCGCACCAAAAAGGATGCCATCTGCAATGTGCCTTTGCCCCCAACTCAGCCACTGGCATCGCCGGACGAGCAGGTGGCCCAGCGACTGTTTATTGTGCTCTCAGCG AACTTGCCGCATTCGATCTTGAAAAACATATTCTCTTGCTGGTCGGGACTGATCGATGTCTACCTGCTGCCCAACAAGAACTGCGGCTACGTCAAGTATGCGGAGGTCGAAAGTGCTCAAATGGCCATTCGCACCCTAAATGGAGCCGAAATTTGCGGCACCAAAATCAAG GTAATGGAGGCTGAGGAGCGCAGTGGATCCGATGGCGATGATGGCGGTCGCAAGCGTTTAAGGCGGAATTGA
- the LOC6532949 gene encoding general transcription factor IIE subunit 2 translates to MDPALLREREAFKKRAMATPTVEKKSKPDRPAPPPSSDESKRKMRPPTAPKLDATTYKTMSGSSQYRFGVLAKIVKFMRTRHQDGDDHPLTIDEILDETNQLDIGQSVKNWLASEALHNNPKVEASPCGTKFSFKPVYKIKDGKTLMRLLKQHDLKGLGGILLDDVQESLPHCEKVLKNRAAEILFIIRPIDKKKILFYNDRTANFSVDDEFQKLWRSATVDAMDDAKIDEYLEKQGIRSMQDHGLKKPVPKRKKAANKKRQFKKPRDNEHLADVLEVYEDNTLTLKGVNPT, encoded by the exons ATGGATCCAGCACTGCTTCGCGAGCGCGAGGCCTTCAAAAAGCGGGCGATGGCCACGCCCAC CGTCGAAAAGAAGTCCAAGCCCGATAGACCAGCTCCACCTCCGTCCAGTGATGAATCCAAGCGCAAAATGCGTCCGCCCACGGCTCCCAAGCTGGACGCCACAAC ATACAAGACCATGTCCGGCAGTTCCCAGTACCGCTTTGGAGTGCTGGCCAAGATTGTGAAATTCATGCGCACACGTCACCAGGACGGCGACGATCATCCACTGACCATCGACGAGATTCTGGACGAGACCAACCAGCTGGACATTGGGCAATCCGTGAAGAAT TGGCTTGCTAGCGAGGCTCTGCACAACAATCCCAAGGTGGAGGCCAGTCCCTGTGGCACCAAGTTCAGTTTCAAGCCAGTCTACAAGATCAAGGATGGCAAAACACTGATGCGTCTGCTTAAGCAGCACGATTTGAAGGGCCTGGGCGGCATTTTGCTCGACGATGTCCAGGAATCTCTGCCACACTGCGAAAAGGTGCTGAAAAACCGAGCAGCAGAAATACTTTTCATTATTAGACCCATTGACAAAAAGAAGATTCTATTCTACAACGACAGAACAGCTAACTTTTCG GTGGACGATGAATTCCAGAAGCTATGGCGCTCGGCTACGGTCGATGCCATGGACGACGCCAAGATCGACGAGTACCTCGAGAAGCAGGGCATTCGCTCCATGCAGGACCATGGCCTCAAGAAACCAGTTCCCAAGCGCAAGAAGGCGGCCAACAAGAAGCGGCAGTTCAAGAAACCCAGGGACAACGAACATTTGGCCGATGTTCTGGAAGTCTACGAGGATAACACACTAACGCTGAAGGGTGTGAACCCAACGTAG
- the LOC6532950 gene encoding chitooligosaccharidolytic beta-N-acetylglucosaminidase isoform X2 — MMWTRTALGVALLLALVSQLTAHGSDDLVYGYECRSGFCQKVELSEENYAKAISLPVCRLFCGSSIGTLWPKPTGTVRLDTLMRQVDISFIDFNFNGTARQQKLWRAAEDRFMEMLDAQIPDRKVLARGGYRMTVNINTPDEPTPARLTLETDESYALDIDTDASGHVLANITAANFFGARHGLETLAQLIVYDDIRREVQVTANATINDAPVYKWRGLLLDTSRNYYSVKSIKRTLEGMALVKLNTFHWHITDSHSFPLEVKKRPELHKLGAYSQRQVYTRRDVAEVVEYGRVRGIRVMPEFDAPAHVGEGWQHKNMTACFNAQPWKSFCVEPPCGQLDPTVNEMYDVLEDIYGTMFEQFNPDVFHMGGDEVSTSCWNSSQPIQKWMKQQGWGLETADFMRLWGHFQTEALGRVDKVANGTHTPIILWTSGLTEEPFIDEYLNPERYIIQIWTTGADPKVKKILERGYKIIVSNYDALYLDCGGAGWVTDGNNWCSPYIGWQKVYDNSLKSIAGDYEHHVLGAEGAIWSEQIDEHTLDNRFWPRASALAERLWSNPGEGWRQAESRLLLHRQRLVDNGLGAEAMQPQWCLQNEHECPIDACSRGSGRHGLIVLLLLTTLSA; from the exons ATGATGTGGACGCGGACTGCACTTGGAGTGGCCCTGCTCCTGGCCCTGGTGTCTCAACTGACGGCTCACGGCTCAGA TGACTTGGTTTACGGCTACGAGTGCCGCAGTGGCTTCTGCCAGAAGGTGGAGCTCAGCGAGGAGAACTACGCCAAGGCCATTAGTCTGCCCGTGTGCCGGCTCTTCTGCGGCAGCTCCATCGGCACCCTGTGGCCCAAGCCCACGGGTACTGTGCGTCTGGACACGTTGATGCGCCAGGTGGACATCTCCTTCATCGACTTCAATTTCAATGGAACGGCCCGGCAGCAGAAGCTATGGCGAGCGGCTGAGGATCGCTTCATGGAGATGCTGGACGCCCAGATACCTGATCGCAAGGTTCTCGCACGAGGTGGCTACCGCATGACTGTGAACATCAATACTCCGGATGAGCCGACTCCGGCCAGACTCACTCTGGAAACGGACGAGAGCTATGCTTTGGACATTGATACGGATGCTTCGGGTCATGTGCTGGCCAACATTACCgcagccaacttctttggaGCCCGTCATGGTCTGGAGACCCTGGCCCAGTTGATTGTCTACGATGACATCCGCCGCGAGGTTCAGGTAACTGCCAACGCCACCATCAACGATGCTCCGGTGTACAAGTGGCGTGGATTGCTCCTGGACACCTCCCGTAACTACTACTCCGTGAAGTCCATCAAGAGGACGTTGG AGGGCATGGCCTTGGTCAAACTGAACACCTTCCACTGGCACATCACGGACTCGCACAGCTTCCCACTGGAGGTGAAGAAGCGGCCAGAGCTGCACAAGCTGGGTGCCTATTCCCAACGCCAGGTGTACACCCGTCGGGATGTGGCCGAGGTTGTGGAGTACGGCCGAGTGCGAGGCATCCGTGTTATGCCAGAGTTCGATGCACCTGCCCATGTGGGTGAGGGCTGGCAGCACAAGAACATGACCGCCTGCTTCAATGCTCAGCCATGGAAGTCTTTCTGCGTGGAGCCACCGTGTGGCCAACTGGATCCGACTGTGAACGAAATGTACGATGTGCTGGAGGACATTTACGGCACCATGTTCGAACAGTTCAACCCGGATGTCTTCCACATGGGCGGCGATGAAGTGTCCACCAGCTGCTGGAACAGCAGCCAGCCCATCCAGAAGTGGATGAAGCAGCAGGGATGGGGGCTGGAGACCGCCGATTTCATGCGCTTGTGGGGACACTTCCAGACGGAGGCTCTCGGTCGCGTGGACAAGGTGGCCAATGGTACGCACACGCCCATCATTCTGTGGACTAGTGGACTCACCGAGGAGCCCTTCATCGACGAGTATCTGAACCCAGAGCGTTACATCATTCAGATCTGGACCACTGGTGCAGATCCGAAGGTAAAGAAGATTCTGGAGCGCGGCTACAAGATCATTGTGTCCAATTACGATGCTCTGTACTTGGACTGCGGCGGAGCTGGCTGGGTGACCGATGGCAACAACTGGTGCTCCCCCTACATTGGCTGGCAGAAGGTGTACGACAACAGCTTGAAATCCATTGCCGGCGATTACGAGCATCATGTCTTGGGCGCGGAAGGAGCCATTTGGTCGGAGCAGATCGACGAGCACACCCTGGATAACCGCTTCTGGCCCAGGGCCAGTGCCTTGGCCGAACGACTGTGGTCAAATCCTGGCGAGGGTTGGCGCCAGGCCGAGTCACGTCTGCTGCTGCATCGCCAGCGACTGGTGGACAACGGTCTGGGTGCGGAGGCCATGCAGCCGCAGTGGTGCTTGCAAAACGAGCACGAGTGTCCCATTGACGC ATGTAGTCGGGGCAGCGGGCGGCATGGGTTGATCGTCCTGTTGCTACTCACAACGCTCTCTGCCTGA
- the LOC6532950 gene encoding chitooligosaccharidolytic beta-N-acetylglucosaminidase isoform X1 has protein sequence MMWTRTALGVALLLALVSQLTAHGSDDLVYGYECRSGFCQKVELSEENYAKAISLPVCRLFCGSSIGTLWPKPTGTVRLDTLMRQVDISFIDFNFNGTARQQKLWRAAEDRFMEMLDAQIPDRKVLARGGYRMTVNINTPDEPTPARLTLETDESYALDIDTDASGHVLANITAANFFGARHGLETLAQLIVYDDIRREVQVTANATINDAPVYKWRGLLLDTSRNYYSVKSIKRTLEGMALVKLNTFHWHITDSHSFPLEVKKRPELHKLGAYSQRQVYTRRDVAEVVEYGRVRGIRVMPEFDAPAHVGEGWQHKNMTACFNAQPWKSFCVEPPCGQLDPTVNEMYDVLEDIYGTMFEQFNPDVFHMGGDEVSTSCWNSSQPIQKWMKQQGWGLETADFMRLWGHFQTEALGRVDKVANGTHTPIILWTSGLTEEPFIDEYLNPERYIIQIWTTGADPKVKKILERGYKIIVSNYDALYLDCGGAGWVTDGNNWCSPYIGWQKVYDNSLKSIAGDYEHHVLGAEGAIWSEQIDEHTLDNRFWPRASALAERLWSNPGEGWRQAESRLLLHRQRLVDNGLGAEAMQPQWCLQNEHECPIDAYDAQV, from the exons ATGATGTGGACGCGGACTGCACTTGGAGTGGCCCTGCTCCTGGCCCTGGTGTCTCAACTGACGGCTCACGGCTCAGA TGACTTGGTTTACGGCTACGAGTGCCGCAGTGGCTTCTGCCAGAAGGTGGAGCTCAGCGAGGAGAACTACGCCAAGGCCATTAGTCTGCCCGTGTGCCGGCTCTTCTGCGGCAGCTCCATCGGCACCCTGTGGCCCAAGCCCACGGGTACTGTGCGTCTGGACACGTTGATGCGCCAGGTGGACATCTCCTTCATCGACTTCAATTTCAATGGAACGGCCCGGCAGCAGAAGCTATGGCGAGCGGCTGAGGATCGCTTCATGGAGATGCTGGACGCCCAGATACCTGATCGCAAGGTTCTCGCACGAGGTGGCTACCGCATGACTGTGAACATCAATACTCCGGATGAGCCGACTCCGGCCAGACTCACTCTGGAAACGGACGAGAGCTATGCTTTGGACATTGATACGGATGCTTCGGGTCATGTGCTGGCCAACATTACCgcagccaacttctttggaGCCCGTCATGGTCTGGAGACCCTGGCCCAGTTGATTGTCTACGATGACATCCGCCGCGAGGTTCAGGTAACTGCCAACGCCACCATCAACGATGCTCCGGTGTACAAGTGGCGTGGATTGCTCCTGGACACCTCCCGTAACTACTACTCCGTGAAGTCCATCAAGAGGACGTTGG AGGGCATGGCCTTGGTCAAACTGAACACCTTCCACTGGCACATCACGGACTCGCACAGCTTCCCACTGGAGGTGAAGAAGCGGCCAGAGCTGCACAAGCTGGGTGCCTATTCCCAACGCCAGGTGTACACCCGTCGGGATGTGGCCGAGGTTGTGGAGTACGGCCGAGTGCGAGGCATCCGTGTTATGCCAGAGTTCGATGCACCTGCCCATGTGGGTGAGGGCTGGCAGCACAAGAACATGACCGCCTGCTTCAATGCTCAGCCATGGAAGTCTTTCTGCGTGGAGCCACCGTGTGGCCAACTGGATCCGACTGTGAACGAAATGTACGATGTGCTGGAGGACATTTACGGCACCATGTTCGAACAGTTCAACCCGGATGTCTTCCACATGGGCGGCGATGAAGTGTCCACCAGCTGCTGGAACAGCAGCCAGCCCATCCAGAAGTGGATGAAGCAGCAGGGATGGGGGCTGGAGACCGCCGATTTCATGCGCTTGTGGGGACACTTCCAGACGGAGGCTCTCGGTCGCGTGGACAAGGTGGCCAATGGTACGCACACGCCCATCATTCTGTGGACTAGTGGACTCACCGAGGAGCCCTTCATCGACGAGTATCTGAACCCAGAGCGTTACATCATTCAGATCTGGACCACTGGTGCAGATCCGAAGGTAAAGAAGATTCTGGAGCGCGGCTACAAGATCATTGTGTCCAATTACGATGCTCTGTACTTGGACTGCGGCGGAGCTGGCTGGGTGACCGATGGCAACAACTGGTGCTCCCCCTACATTGGCTGGCAGAAGGTGTACGACAACAGCTTGAAATCCATTGCCGGCGATTACGAGCATCATGTCTTGGGCGCGGAAGGAGCCATTTGGTCGGAGCAGATCGACGAGCACACCCTGGATAACCGCTTCTGGCCCAGGGCCAGTGCCTTGGCCGAACGACTGTGGTCAAATCCTGGCGAGGGTTGGCGCCAGGCCGAGTCACGTCTGCTGCTGCATCGCCAGCGACTGGTGGACAACGGTCTGGGTGCGGAGGCCATGCAGCCGCAGTGGTGCTTGCAAAACGAGCACGAGTGTCCCATTGACGCGTACGATGCACAAGTTTGA
- the LOC6532951 gene encoding transmembrane protein 50A — MSVLDKVADYFTGEASRNRNTSIIAGLLFFAGWWVLIDAMSIDLKHQITTGHVFIGIFGTISFCMVNAVKGEHISEENSSESGARIAKIWLLVGFLMGFASIIAAIWVMIDDFINNEKKEGWFGVALLMQNVFILFASLIYKFGRNEEEWNE; from the exons ATGAGCGTCTTGGACAAAGTTGCGGACTACTTCACAGGCGAGGCGTCCAGGAACAGGAACACCTCCATAATAGCCGGACTTCTG ttttttgcAGGATGGTGGGTTCTTATCGACGCCATGTCCATCGACCTCAAGCACCAGATTACCACAGGACATGTCTTCATTGGCATCTTCGGCACCATCAGCTTCTGCATGGTGAACGCAGTGAAGGGGGAACAT ATTTCGGAGGAGAACTCTTCGGAGTCCGGTGCCAGGATAGCAAAGATCTGGCTGCTTGTGGGCTTCCTAATGGGCTTCGCCTCCATCATTGCCGCCATCTGGGTGATGATCGACGACTTCATCAACAATG AAAAGAAGGAAGGCTGGTTTGGTGTGGCTCTGCTGATGCAGAACGTATTCATCCTGTTCGCCAGTTTGATCTACAAGTTTGGACGCAACGAGGAGGAGTGGAATGAGTAG
- the LOC6532952 gene encoding adrenodoxin-like protein 2, mitochondrial, with amino-acid sequence MLVINSCRAASRLALRSLNLRSPIATRTFSAGLALKTKDVVNITFVRANGDKIKTSGKVGDSLLDVVVNNNVDLDGFGACEGTLTCSTCHLIFKTSDFEKLPDKPGDEELDMLDLAYELTDTSRLGCQITLSKDMEGLEVHVPSTINDARAA; translated from the exons ATGCTAGTCATCAACTCTTGCAGAGCTGCCTCCAGATTGGCGCTACGCAGCCTCAATTTGCGATCGCCGATCGCAACGCGCACTTTCTCGGCGGGATTGGCCCTGAAAACGAAAGATGT TGTTAACATAACCTTCGTGCGTGCCAACGGGGACAAGATCAAGACGTCCGGCAAAGTGGGCGACTCCCTGCTGGACGTGGTGGTCAACAACAATGTGGATCTTGATGGCTTCGGTGCTTGCGAGGGCACCCTGACCTGCTCCACCTGCCACCTGATCTTCAAGACAAGCGACTTCGAGAAACTGCCGGACAAACCCGGTGATGAGGAGCTGGACATGCTGGATTTGGCCTACGAATTGACGGACACCTCGCGACTGGGCTGCCAGATCACCCTGTCGAAGGACATGGAGGGTCTGGAAGTGCATGTGCCCTCCACCATCAATGACGCTCGTGCCGCGTAG